A window of the Arachis duranensis cultivar V14167 chromosome 5, aradu.V14167.gnm2.J7QH, whole genome shotgun sequence genome harbors these coding sequences:
- the LOC107488809 gene encoding LOW QUALITY PROTEIN: cysteine-rich receptor-like protein kinase 2 (The sequence of the model RefSeq protein was modified relative to this genomic sequence to represent the inferred CDS: substituted 1 base at 1 genomic stop codon): protein MITKMIKTILLIPSQFIIFLLINSVMAEPRARTIQIACGHQLEHNSTIYVPNFVATMEKISEQMRSTGFGTTVTGTGLDTNYGLAQCYGDLSLLDCVLCYAEARTVLPQCFPFNGGRIYLDGCFMRAENYSFFDEYTGAGDNAVCGNRTRKNSSFQEAAKQAIVTAVQDALSSKGYARGKVAVTGTVNESAYVLADCWRTLNTSSCKACLQNASTSLLGCLPWEEGRALNTGCFMRFSDKDFLXKLKGXMNLENLESAGNVIVLVVAVVSSLIVFVVGIAIGIYILKLRYIQKKRRGSYDTEKLAKSLRRSSLNFKYTSLERATGSFDETNKLGQGGFGTVYKGVLPDGREIAIKRLYFNNKHRAGDFYNEVNIISSVEHKNLVRLLGCSCSGPESLLVYEYLPNRSLDRFIFDKNKGRELNWEKRYEIIVGTAEGLAYLHENSKTKIIHRDIKASNILLDAKLRAKIADFGLARSFQEDKSHISTAIAGTLGYMAPEYIAHGQLTEKADVYSFGVLLLEIVTGRQNNRSKAAEYSDSLITVAWKHFQSGTAEQLFDPNLQLHEDYNNSSVKNEILRVVQIGLLCTQENHLLRPTMSKVLQMLTKKEEQLVAPSNPPFLDENTMEFCDISGDPFFPLVADDSVATMSHSSFHPR, encoded by the exons ATGATCACAAAAATGATTAAAACAATCCTTCTCATCCCTTCTCAATTCATTATTTTCCTTCTCATCAACTCAGTAATGGCAGAACCAAGGGCAAGAACAATCCAAATAGCATGTGGTCATCAACTAGAGCACAACAGCACCATCTATGTTCCGAATTTCGTTGCAACCATGGAGAAAATCAGTGAACAGATGCGAAGTACCGGATTTGGAACAACAGTTACAGGGACAGGACTTGATACTAACTATGGCCTAGCTCAGTGCTATGGAGATCTTTCATTGCTTGATTGTGTGCTATGTTATGCCGAGGCAAGGACGGTTCTTCCTCAGTGCTTCCCTTTCAATGGTGGGCGCATTTACCTCGATGGTTGCTTCATGAGGGCCGAGAATTATAGCTTCTTTGATGAGTATACAGGAGCAGGAGATAATGCAGTATGTGGGAACAGAACAAGGAAGAACTCAAGTTTTCAAGAAGCTGCAAAGCAAGCAATTGTAACAGCAGTTCAAGATGCACTTAGCAGTAAAGGATATGCTAGAGGGAAGGTCGCCGTGACCGGAACGGTTAATGAGTCTGCTTATGTGCTGGCTGATTGTTGGAGGACTTTGAACACAAGCTCTTGTAAAGCATGTCTTCAGAATGCATCAACTTCTCTATTGGGATGCTTGCCTTGGGAAGAAGGCCGTGCGCTTAACACCGGTTGCTTCATGAGGTTCTCAGACAAAGATTTCCTCNNGAAGCTCAAAGGGTAAATGAATCTTGAGAATTTAGAAA GTGCAGGTAATGTAATAGTGCTGGTGGTTGCAGTGGTTAGTTCATTGATTGTTTTTGTGGTTGGAATAGCTATTGGGATATATATCTTGAAACTTAGATAcattcaaaagaaaagaagag GTTCATATGATACAGAAAAGTTAGCAAAGTCCCTTCGCCGCAGTAGCCTGAATTTCAAGTACACTTCACTGGAAAGGGCTACTGGATCCTTTGATGAGACTAACAAGTTAGGACAAGGAGGATTCGGAACAGTTTACAAA GGAGTTCTACCTGATGGAAGAGAGATTGCTATCAAGAGGCTATATTTCAATAACAAACATAGAGCAGGAGATTTCTACAATGAAGTGAACATAATCAGTAGCGTGGAACACAAGAATCTAGTCCGACTGTTAGGATGCAGTTGTTCAGGACCCGAAAGCCTGCTTGTGTATGAATATCTGCCCAACAGAAGTCTCGATCGCTTCATTTTTG ACAAGAATAAGGGAAGAGAACTGAACTGGGAGAAGAGATACGAAATCATCGTTGGGACAGCTGAAGGATTAGCATACCTACATGAGAATTCtaaaaccaaaataattcaCAGAGATATAAAAGCCAGCAACATCCTCTTGGATGCAAAGCTTCGTGCTAAAATCGCAGATTTTGGCTTGGCTAGATCCTTTCAAGAAGATAAGAGCCATATAAGTACAGCTATTGCAGGAACTTT GGGTTATATGGCTCCAGAGTACATAGCTCATGGTCAGTTAACAGAAAAGGCAGATGTGTATAGTTTTGGAGTGCTACTGCTAGAGATAGTTACCGGGAGACAGAACAACAGGAGCAAAGCAGCTGAATATTCAGACAGCTTAATTACAGTG GCATGGAAACACTTTCAGTCAGGGACAGCTGAACAATTATTTGATCCAAATCTTCAGTTGCATGAAGACTACAACAACAGCAGTGTTAAGAATGAGATCTTAAGAGTGGTTCAAATAGGACTTCTATGCACCCAAGAGAACCATTTGTTGCGGCCAACTATGTCAAAAGTGCTGCAGATGCTAACAAAGAAGGAGGAGCAACTTGTTGCTCCTTCTAATCCACCTTTCCTAGATGAGAATACCATGGAATTCTGTGACATAAGTGGTGACCCATTTTTCCCTCTCGTTGCAGATGACTCAGTCGCTACCATGTCCCATAGCTCTTTTCATCCCAGGTGA